In Rhodothermus marinus DSM 4252, a single genomic region encodes these proteins:
- the rsmA gene encoding 16S rRNA (adenine(1518)-N(6)/adenine(1519)-N(6))-dimethyltransferase RsmA: protein MAAPFRPRKRLGQHFLVDPNIARKIVAALQAAPEDPVVEIGPGTGALTGLLLERYPHLTAIEIDPRAVAELKARWPELDVRQEDVLKVNWAELAEEKGGRLHVVGNLPYYITSPILFALLDAREALAEAVLMMQREVAERLVAPPGSKTYGILSVAAQLWATPALLFPVSRHVFRPKPRVESAVVRLTFERPLPDVDPELLRQVIRTAFNQRRKTLRNSLRRLLPSGTPLPDPWAQARAEDLSPDDYVALTRWLHATTASLIASRL, encoded by the coding sequence ATGGCCGCGCCGTTTCGTCCCCGCAAGCGCCTGGGCCAGCATTTTCTGGTGGATCCCAACATCGCCCGCAAGATTGTCGCGGCGCTGCAGGCCGCGCCCGAGGATCCCGTCGTCGAGATCGGTCCGGGCACCGGCGCGCTGACCGGCCTACTGCTGGAGCGCTACCCACACCTGACGGCCATCGAGATCGATCCCCGGGCCGTGGCCGAACTGAAGGCCCGCTGGCCGGAGCTGGACGTGCGTCAGGAAGATGTGCTGAAGGTGAACTGGGCGGAGCTGGCCGAAGAGAAAGGCGGACGTCTCCACGTCGTCGGCAACCTGCCCTACTACATCACCAGCCCGATTCTGTTTGCGCTGCTCGACGCCCGCGAGGCACTGGCCGAGGCCGTGCTCATGATGCAGCGCGAGGTGGCCGAGCGTCTGGTCGCCCCGCCCGGCAGCAAGACGTACGGCATTCTGAGCGTGGCCGCCCAGCTCTGGGCCACCCCTGCGCTGCTGTTTCCCGTCTCCCGTCATGTTTTTCGTCCGAAGCCCCGCGTCGAAAGTGCCGTTGTGCGCCTGACCTTCGAGCGACCGCTCCCGGACGTCGATCCCGAACTGCTGCGCCAGGTTATTCGGACGGCCTTCAACCAGCGCCGCAAAACGCTGCGCAACAGCCTGCGCCGCCTGTTGCCATCCGGAACGCCCCTGCCCGATCCCTGGGCCCAGGCCCGCGCCGAAGATCTTTCCCCTGACGACTATGTGGCCCTGACCCGATGGCTGCACGCCACAACCGCCTCTCTGATTGCATCCCGCCTGTAA
- the dnaX gene encoding DNA polymerase III subunit gamma/tau encodes MQEQRYLVAARKYRPQLFRELVAQEHVTETLKNALRLNRLGHAYLFSGPRGVGKTTAARLLAKAINCQTPLEEREDHAEPCRRCEACVAFEEGRSLNVFEIDAASNNKVEDVRELRETVRVPPQGARKKVYIIDEVHMLSNAAFNALLKTLEEPPPHALFIFATTEPHKVLPTILSRCQRFDFRRIPVEAIVARLREICVAEGVEADDESLMLLARKGDGALRDALSAFDQAVSLCGTTLRYAELAQALGVVDLDLYFAVTDHVREGNGAGMLAVVEQVVRSGYDLQEFAIGLAEHLRNLLVARTMPDLSLIEAGEATRRRYAEAAQAFEEADLLRLLGLVADLESRLKSSAQPRLQLELTLLRMASLPHAVDLRRALDMLERLAKTSPSRPDSDAPPPTRPAPGPAVRSTPAASKPPRPEVAPESRPHTASETTSLFGPPALERLKRNRPEGSGGQAALAPVEEATDVLVAESPAELLAALQERWPEFVRRVAQIRRHVGMVLEDTRPESIEGTTLWVYVRDPAYARLLQNQEKFLLQQLHAFMEEAQQLTALRFRAPEPEDEAPAQAAPPAPEPEDPTLVLERLRRTSPVVQKLIDQFGCELYWGNGQ; translated from the coding sequence ATGCAGGAACAGCGTTATCTGGTAGCCGCCCGCAAGTATCGCCCGCAGCTTTTCCGTGAACTGGTCGCGCAGGAGCACGTAACGGAGACGCTGAAAAACGCCCTTCGTCTGAACCGCCTGGGCCATGCCTATCTGTTCAGCGGACCCCGGGGCGTCGGCAAGACGACAGCCGCACGCCTGCTGGCCAAGGCGATCAACTGCCAGACCCCGCTGGAGGAGCGCGAGGACCATGCTGAACCCTGTCGCCGGTGCGAAGCGTGCGTCGCCTTCGAGGAGGGGCGCAGCCTGAACGTGTTCGAGATCGACGCGGCCTCGAACAACAAGGTCGAGGACGTGCGCGAGCTGCGCGAGACGGTTCGGGTACCGCCGCAGGGTGCGCGGAAGAAGGTCTACATCATCGACGAGGTGCACATGCTCTCGAACGCGGCCTTCAACGCGCTCCTGAAGACGCTCGAAGAGCCGCCGCCGCACGCCCTGTTCATCTTCGCCACCACCGAGCCGCACAAGGTCCTGCCCACGATTCTTTCGCGCTGCCAGCGCTTCGACTTCCGCCGCATTCCGGTCGAGGCCATCGTAGCCCGGCTGCGCGAGATCTGCGTGGCCGAGGGCGTCGAGGCCGACGATGAGTCGCTTATGCTGCTGGCCCGCAAGGGCGATGGTGCCCTGCGCGACGCGCTTTCGGCCTTCGATCAGGCGGTCTCGCTTTGCGGCACCACGCTGCGCTACGCCGAGCTGGCGCAGGCGCTGGGCGTGGTGGATCTGGACCTGTACTTTGCGGTGACCGACCACGTCCGCGAAGGCAACGGCGCCGGCATGCTCGCGGTGGTCGAGCAGGTCGTGCGATCCGGCTACGACCTGCAGGAGTTCGCCATCGGGCTGGCCGAGCACCTGCGCAATCTGCTGGTGGCCCGCACCATGCCCGACCTGTCGTTGATCGAAGCGGGGGAGGCCACCCGCCGGCGCTACGCTGAAGCCGCGCAGGCCTTCGAGGAGGCCGATCTGCTGCGGCTGCTGGGACTGGTGGCCGATCTGGAATCCCGGCTGAAAAGCAGCGCCCAGCCCCGGTTGCAACTGGAGCTGACGCTGCTGCGCATGGCCAGCCTGCCACATGCCGTCGATCTGCGCCGGGCACTCGACATGCTGGAGCGCCTGGCGAAAACTTCGCCGTCCCGCCCTGATTCGGACGCTCCTCCTCCGACCCGCCCGGCCCCCGGACCGGCCGTTCGCTCCACCCCGGCCGCTTCAAAACCACCGCGCCCTGAGGTAGCGCCGGAGTCTCGGCCACATACTGCTTCCGAAACCACCTCCCTTTTCGGTCCGCCCGCGCTGGAGAGGCTGAAGCGCAACCGGCCGGAGGGCTCCGGTGGACAGGCCGCGCTGGCCCCTGTGGAAGAAGCCACGGACGTACTGGTGGCCGAATCCCCCGCCGAGCTGCTGGCGGCGCTTCAGGAGCGCTGGCCGGAGTTCGTGCGACGGGTAGCACAGATTCGCCGCCATGTGGGTATGGTGCTGGAAGACACCCGACCCGAGTCGATCGAAGGCACCACGCTCTGGGTGTACGTCCGGGACCCGGCCTACGCCCGACTGCTCCAGAATCAGGAGAAGTTTCTGCTGCAGCAGCTCCACGCCTTCATGGAGGAAGCGCAGCAGCTCACAGCACTGCGTTTCCGCGCACCGGAGCCGGAAGACGAAGCGCCCGCGCAGGCGGCACCTCCAGCGCCCGAACCGGAGGATCCCACGCTGGTGCTGGAACGCCTGCGGCGCACCTCGCCCGTCGTGCAGAAGCTGATCGATCAGTTCGGCTGCGAGCTGTACTGGGGCAACGGCCAATGA
- a CDS encoding thymidine kinase: protein MPMEPLILRHGGSVGWIEVICGSMFSGKTEELIRRLRRAQIARQRVEVFKPRMDRRYSETDVVSHDENALRSTPVDSAEQILLLAGSADVVGIDEAQFFDMTLVDVCQQLANDGKRVIVAGLDQDYMGRPFEPMPQLMAVAEYVTKLHAICAVCGAPANHSQRLTDEEGRVVLGAADRYEPRCRRCFQPPRPTSTSSLKAPAPAATAPRPELP, encoded by the coding sequence ATGCCCATGGAACCCCTGATTTTGCGGCACGGCGGCTCGGTCGGCTGGATCGAAGTGATCTGCGGCTCGATGTTCAGCGGCAAGACCGAGGAGTTGATCCGCCGGTTGCGCCGGGCGCAGATCGCCCGTCAGCGCGTGGAGGTCTTCAAGCCCCGCATGGATCGGCGCTACAGCGAGACGGACGTCGTCTCGCACGACGAAAACGCGCTGCGCTCGACGCCGGTCGACAGCGCCGAGCAGATCCTGCTCCTGGCCGGTTCGGCCGATGTGGTGGGCATCGACGAGGCCCAGTTCTTCGACATGACGCTGGTGGACGTGTGCCAGCAGCTGGCCAACGACGGCAAACGGGTGATCGTGGCCGGCCTGGACCAGGACTACATGGGCCGGCCGTTCGAGCCCATGCCCCAGCTCATGGCCGTGGCCGAGTACGTGACGAAACTGCACGCCATCTGCGCCGTCTGCGGCGCGCCGGCCAACCATTCGCAACGGCTAACCGACGAAGAAGGACGGGTTGTGCTCGGTGCGGCCGACCGCTACGAACCCCGCTGCCGTCGCTGCTTTCAACCGCCCCGTCCGACCTCCACGTCGTCGCTCAAAGCGCCGGCTCCGGCGGCGACGGCGCCCCGCCCCGAGCTTCCGTAA
- a CDS encoding TIM-barrel domain-containing protein: MPVLRRLLICVWLMPGIISHAFGQTMRGDLIDVSEAFQRLDPVYFVPARVEAFDPAAGQGQLRWERYQRQPSLSFNKIDRPLVRASSTEFPATEYDRDPVLPFTIEPVSPRTVRLRFLTRAVAPDDTPSLMLVGPVPRDRSWRVQQTDSLITWTSPAGYQIRLYRDPWRIAFYDPAGRLLTRTMTLDEPATFAFDRVPFCYIRRSEDLSHWTAATFELAYDEKIFGTGESFTRFDKRGQKIIAFLRDGMGVQGRRMYKPIPFFLSSRGYGVFVHTSTPVTFDFGHTFDQFNTIYTGDETLDLFFFFGTPKQILSEYTALTGRSPVPPLWSFGLWMSRITYNSEQQVREVAARLRRYRIPADVIHLDTGWFETDWRNDYQFSTTRFTDPARMIADLKAQGFHISLWQLPYFSSKNRLYSEIVEKGLHVRSENGRWPFEDAVLDFSNPEAVVWYQEKLAGLLRMGVGAIKVDFGEDVPVHGLYASGRTGWYEHNLYPLRYNRAAAEITTQITGEHIIWARSAWAGSQRYPLHWGGDAENTNAAMAATLRGGLSFGLSGFTYWSHDVGGFVSTPSVDLYRRWLAFGVFTSHTRCHGAPPREPWAYGEAFVDDFRRIVEVKYRLMPYIYAQAVRSSAEGHPMMRPLFFEFPDDPTSWLIDDQYFFGEALLVAPLFETGSTGRRVYLPPGTWIDYQTGRVYEGGRWHEIEAGPVPIIVLVRDHTVLPHIALAQSTMEMNWSRLELQVFSTDGAPARGWVALPGEAAHELQVLPGPDGPVLQEDPLEGRVQWHLQLRTPRR, encoded by the coding sequence ATGCCTGTATTGCGACGTTTGCTGATCTGTGTGTGGCTGATGCCGGGAATCATTTCGCATGCTTTCGGCCAGACCATGCGCGGTGATCTGATCGACGTGAGCGAAGCCTTCCAGCGGCTCGATCCAGTTTACTTCGTCCCGGCCCGCGTCGAGGCGTTCGATCCGGCGGCCGGACAGGGACAGCTTCGCTGGGAACGCTATCAGCGTCAGCCCAGCCTGTCGTTCAACAAGATCGACCGCCCGCTGGTGCGCGCTTCGTCCACCGAGTTTCCGGCCACCGAGTATGACCGGGACCCGGTGCTTCCCTTCACGATTGAGCCGGTCTCACCACGGACCGTGCGGCTGCGATTTCTGACCCGGGCCGTGGCCCCTGACGACACGCCTTCTCTGATGCTGGTGGGACCGGTGCCCCGCGACAGAAGCTGGCGGGTGCAGCAGACCGATAGCCTGATCACGTGGACCAGCCCGGCCGGCTATCAGATCCGGCTCTATCGCGATCCCTGGCGGATTGCCTTCTATGATCCCGCCGGGCGGCTGCTGACGCGCACCATGACGCTCGACGAACCGGCTACTTTCGCCTTCGACCGCGTGCCCTTCTGCTACATCCGTCGCTCCGAAGACCTGAGCCACTGGACGGCCGCCACCTTCGAGCTGGCCTACGACGAAAAGATCTTCGGCACGGGCGAATCCTTCACGCGCTTCGACAAACGCGGCCAGAAAATCATCGCCTTCCTGCGCGACGGAATGGGCGTGCAGGGCCGGCGCATGTACAAACCGATCCCGTTTTTCCTGAGCAGCCGGGGCTACGGTGTTTTCGTGCATACGAGCACGCCCGTCACGTTCGACTTCGGCCACACGTTCGACCAGTTCAACACGATTTACACCGGCGACGAGACGCTCGATCTGTTTTTCTTCTTCGGCACGCCGAAGCAGATCCTCTCCGAGTACACGGCGCTGACGGGACGGAGTCCGGTGCCGCCGCTCTGGTCGTTCGGCCTCTGGATGAGCCGCATCACGTACAATTCGGAACAGCAGGTGCGTGAAGTGGCCGCCCGGCTCCGCCGGTATCGCATTCCGGCCGATGTCATCCACCTCGACACGGGCTGGTTCGAGACGGACTGGCGCAACGACTATCAGTTTTCCACCACCCGTTTCACGGATCCGGCCCGCATGATTGCCGACCTGAAGGCGCAGGGCTTTCACATCTCGCTCTGGCAACTTCCCTACTTTTCGTCGAAAAACCGTCTCTATTCGGAGATCGTCGAAAAGGGGCTGCACGTGCGCAGCGAAAACGGACGATGGCCCTTCGAAGACGCCGTGCTGGACTTCTCCAATCCCGAAGCGGTGGTCTGGTATCAGGAGAAGCTGGCCGGTCTGTTGCGCATGGGCGTGGGGGCCATCAAAGTGGACTTTGGCGAAGACGTGCCGGTCCACGGGCTGTACGCTTCGGGTCGGACGGGCTGGTACGAGCACAACCTCTATCCGCTCCGCTACAACAGGGCGGCGGCCGAAATCACCACGCAGATCACGGGCGAGCACATCATCTGGGCGCGCAGCGCCTGGGCCGGCAGCCAGCGCTATCCGCTGCACTGGGGCGGCGACGCCGAAAACACGAATGCGGCCATGGCGGCCACGCTACGCGGGGGCCTGTCGTTTGGCCTCTCGGGCTTTACCTACTGGAGCCACGACGTGGGCGGCTTTGTGTCGACGCCCTCGGTCGATCTCTACCGGCGCTGGCTGGCCTTCGGGGTGTTCACCTCGCACACGCGCTGCCACGGCGCACCACCGCGTGAGCCGTGGGCCTACGGCGAGGCGTTCGTCGATGACTTCCGGCGTATCGTAGAAGTCAAATATCGCCTGATGCCTTACATCTACGCGCAGGCTGTGCGCTCCTCGGCTGAAGGGCACCCCATGATGCGCCCGCTGTTCTTCGAGTTTCCGGACGACCCGACCTCGTGGCTGATCGACGACCAGTACTTCTTTGGCGAGGCGCTGCTGGTAGCCCCACTGTTCGAGACCGGGTCCACCGGCCGCCGGGTCTATCTGCCGCCGGGCACCTGGATCGACTACCAGACCGGCCGGGTGTACGAAGGGGGGCGGTGGCATGAGATCGAGGCCGGACCGGTGCCGATCATCGTGCTGGTACGCGATCATACGGTGCTGCCGCACATTGCACTGGCCCAGTCCACGATGGAAATGAACTGGAGTCGCCTGGAGTTGCAGGTATTCAGTACCGATGGGGCACCGGCCCGCGGCTGGGTGGCCCTGCCCGGCGAAGCCGCCCATGAACTGCAGGTTCTTCCGGGCCCGGATGGACCCGTCCTGCAGGAAGATCCACTCGAGGGGCGCGTGCAGTGGCACCTGCAGCTTCGCACGCCTCGCAGGTGA
- a CDS encoding sodium:solute symporter: MTVLDWLIVAAYFAILAGIVWWSARRVKTTTDYFLAGRDVGFFVIGASIFASNIGSEHIVGLAGSGAANGLAQAHWELHAWILVLLAWVFVPFYYRSGVFTMPEFLERRFNSRARWILAVVSLTAYVFTKVSVTVYAGALVFRTLLADVFGSPDQAFWVGAIATVLATGIYTILGGLRAVVYTEVLQTGLLILGSVFITVFGLSALGGWGELREVARLQGEQWALWRPNSDPNFPWLGVMISSAVTGIWYWCTDQYIVQRTLAARSLQDARRGALWGGFLKVWPVFIFLVPGMIGYALHQKGLIHIPTDASGQVQGDMVFPTLVAELLPLGLRGLVVGGLLSALMSSLSSLFNSCATLFTVDIYEKLRPGRPESELVRVGRIATAVVVGLGLLWIPIMKVMAESKAGLYDYLQNVQGFLAPPITAVFLLGITSRRINARGAVWGLGVGFVLAMVKLTLQSMVQNGALDPNTFLGAIGAFNGYYFSGLLFLLSVLIIVGVSLLTEPPPEEKVRGLTFGTVSASDRSESRKTWDWRDVTLTVVVLGLVLAIYLYFSFWV; the protein is encoded by the coding sequence ATGACGGTACTGGACTGGTTAATCGTGGCGGCCTATTTCGCGATCCTGGCCGGGATCGTCTGGTGGTCGGCCCGCCGCGTCAAAACCACCACGGACTACTTCCTGGCCGGCCGCGACGTGGGCTTTTTCGTCATCGGTGCCTCGATCTTCGCCTCGAACATCGGCTCGGAGCACATCGTGGGGCTGGCCGGAAGCGGCGCGGCCAACGGCCTGGCCCAGGCCCACTGGGAGCTGCACGCCTGGATTCTGGTGCTTCTGGCCTGGGTGTTCGTGCCGTTTTACTACCGCTCGGGCGTCTTTACGATGCCGGAGTTTCTCGAGCGGCGCTTCAACAGCCGCGCGCGCTGGATTCTGGCCGTGGTGTCGCTGACGGCCTACGTCTTTACGAAGGTGTCGGTGACGGTATATGCGGGGGCGCTGGTGTTTCGGACGCTGCTGGCCGACGTGTTTGGTTCGCCGGACCAGGCGTTCTGGGTGGGAGCGATTGCGACGGTGCTGGCCACGGGGATTTACACGATTCTGGGGGGTCTTCGGGCGGTGGTTTACACCGAGGTGTTGCAGACGGGGTTGTTGATTCTGGGGAGTGTGTTCATCACGGTATTCGGACTTTCGGCGCTGGGGGGCTGGGGTGAGCTGCGGGAGGTAGCGCGCCTGCAGGGCGAGCAGTGGGCCCTCTGGCGTCCGAACAGTGACCCCAACTTCCCCTGGCTGGGTGTGATGATTTCGTCCGCGGTAACGGGCATCTGGTACTGGTGCACGGACCAGTACATTGTGCAGCGGACGCTGGCGGCGCGTTCGCTGCAGGATGCGCGACGGGGTGCGCTCTGGGGTGGTTTTCTGAAGGTGTGGCCGGTGTTCATTTTTCTGGTGCCGGGGATGATCGGCTATGCGCTGCACCAGAAGGGGTTGATTCACATTCCGACGGACGCTTCGGGCCAGGTGCAGGGGGACATGGTGTTTCCGACGCTGGTGGCGGAGCTGTTGCCGCTGGGCCTGCGTGGGCTGGTCGTCGGCGGCCTGCTTTCGGCATTGATGTCGTCGCTTTCGTCGCTGTTCAACTCGTGCGCGACGCTTTTCACGGTGGACATTTACGAGAAGCTCCGTCCGGGACGTCCGGAGTCGGAGCTGGTGCGGGTGGGACGGATTGCGACGGCGGTGGTGGTGGGGCTGGGCTTGCTGTGGATTCCGATCATGAAGGTGATGGCCGAGTCGAAGGCGGGGTTGTACGACTATTTGCAGAACGTGCAGGGTTTTCTGGCGCCGCCGATCACGGCGGTGTTTCTGCTGGGGATTACGAGTCGTCGGATCAACGCGCGGGGTGCAGTGTGGGGGTTGGGCGTCGGCTTCGTGCTGGCGATGGTGAAGTTGACGTTGCAATCGATGGTGCAGAACGGGGCGCTGGATCCGAATACGTTCCTGGGCGCAATCGGTGCGTTTAATGGCTATTACTTCTCCGGACTGCTGTTCTTGCTGAGCGTGCTGATCATCGTCGGCGTATCGTTGTTAACGGAGCCGCCGCCGGAGGAGAAGGTTCGGGGGTTGACGTTTGGTACGGTGTCGGCGTCGGATCGGTCTGAGAGTCGGAAGACGTGGGACTGGCGGGATGTGACGTTGACGGTGGTGGTTTTGGGGCTGGTGCTGGCGATCTATCTGTACTTCTCCTTCTGGGTGTAA
- a CDS encoding DUF4282 domain-containing protein — protein MEPRKGFFEALFDFSFSEFITARLIRLLYVLALIGLALVAVVSIFTGFVEGFGEGLLRLILSPIFFLLGAIVTRIYLELVIVIFRIAEHMARLVALTEARGGAPSPPEPAL, from the coding sequence ATGGAACCCCGCAAAGGCTTTTTCGAGGCGCTGTTCGATTTTTCCTTTTCGGAATTCATTACGGCGCGTCTGATCCGGCTGCTTTACGTGCTGGCGCTGATCGGGCTGGCACTGGTTGCGGTCGTCTCGATCTTCACCGGGTTTGTCGAAGGGTTCGGTGAAGGTTTGCTGCGACTGATCCTTTCGCCCATCTTTTTCCTGCTCGGCGCCATTGTGACGCGAATTTACCTGGAGCTTGTTATCGTGATCTTTCGGATTGCCGAGCACATGGCACGGCTGGTGGCGCTTACGGAAGCTCGGGGCGGGGCGCCGTCGCCGCCGGAGCCGGCGCTTTGA
- a CDS encoding tetratricopeptide repeat protein — MRHRQGLLLIGLLLLGSLSGRIGRPQSAPTVSVLDDPLVRTEGRTGLELLYDLDFAGAQAHFARIIQRYPDHPIGPFLTGLNLWWQILLDLSDRSRDEAFYNLMDAVLKRCERMLRRDPDNLDALFFKSAALGFRGRLRANRGDWFQAALDGKRALDAVMALARRRPQNPDFRFGKALYDYYAAVIPERYPFVKPVMIFFPSGDREAGLRQLEDTARHGYYIQAEAVYFLAMIYYLFEEDYARTMEHVRWLRAHFPNNGYFHTLEGRVYVRWGHWQQGRQTFEAVLSRFQEGHRGYNAAMAEQALYFIALSYMLERRYQAALDYLLKLEALTARRKEDTYFKVMGRLRQGMAYDALGQRDIAILRYREVLQMKDFGRAHERARQYLKTPYRG, encoded by the coding sequence ATGCGCCACCGGCAAGGTCTGCTGCTGATCGGACTCCTGCTGCTCGGAAGCCTGAGCGGACGCATCGGCCGTCCGCAATCGGCCCCGACCGTCTCCGTACTGGACGACCCGCTGGTGCGCACCGAGGGCCGCACCGGCCTGGAATTGCTCTACGACCTGGATTTCGCCGGGGCCCAGGCCCACTTTGCCCGGATCATCCAGCGCTATCCGGACCACCCGATCGGCCCCTTCCTGACCGGCCTGAACCTCTGGTGGCAGATCCTGCTGGACCTGTCGGACCGCTCCCGCGACGAGGCGTTCTACAACCTGATGGACGCCGTGCTGAAGCGATGCGAACGCATGCTGCGCCGCGACCCGGACAACCTGGACGCCCTCTTCTTCAAAAGCGCGGCGCTGGGCTTCCGGGGCCGGCTGCGCGCCAATCGGGGCGACTGGTTTCAGGCAGCGCTCGACGGCAAACGCGCGCTCGATGCCGTCATGGCACTGGCCCGGCGGCGTCCCCAGAACCCGGACTTCCGCTTCGGCAAGGCGCTCTACGACTACTATGCGGCCGTCATCCCGGAGCGCTACCCCTTCGTCAAGCCGGTCATGATCTTCTTTCCGTCCGGCGACCGGGAGGCCGGCCTGCGCCAGCTCGAGGACACGGCCCGGCACGGCTACTACATTCAGGCCGAGGCCGTCTACTTTCTGGCCATGATCTATTACCTCTTCGAGGAGGACTACGCGCGCACGATGGAGCACGTGCGCTGGCTGCGTGCGCATTTTCCCAACAACGGCTACTTTCACACGCTGGAGGGCCGCGTCTACGTGCGCTGGGGACACTGGCAGCAGGGACGCCAGACCTTCGAGGCCGTGCTGAGCCGCTTCCAGGAAGGGCACCGGGGCTACAACGCGGCAATGGCCGAGCAGGCCCTGTACTTCATCGCGCTTTCCTATATGCTGGAGCGCCGCTATCAGGCCGCGCTGGATTACCTGCTCAAGCTGGAGGCCCTCACCGCCCGCCGTAAGGAGGACACCTACTTCAAGGTGATGGGCCGGCTGCGTCAGGGTATGGCCTACGACGCGCTGGGCCAGCGCGACATTGCCATCCTCCGCTACCGCGAAGTGCTTCAGATGAAAGACTTCGGCCGCGCCCATGAACGCGCCCGCCAGTACCTGAAAACGCCCTACCGGGGATGA
- a CDS encoding vWA domain-containing protein, translating to MWIRYTQWDPKRHGRKQSTFERLFELFKQLLHFTAGDAAEALRWLSQLDQEYGLTDEEMGLGDFIEELKRRGYLQDDEQTGVVQITPRMERTLRQSALEEIFRKLRRGSLGQHKTPYAGQGDERLPETRPWQFGDDPHLLDLTGTLSNAFRRSGIDQWSLREEDLEVYETDHHTSVATVLLIDLSHSMVLYGEDRITPARKTALALAELITTRYPKDTLDIVAFGNDAWEVSLKELPYLQVGPYYTNTRAALQRARQILHRRKNRNKQIFLITDGKPSCHFENGRMYRNAFGLDRRIVNKVLDEAVRCRREGITITTFMVARDPYLQQFVQQLTRANRGRAYYASLDRLGEYLFEDYVRNRRKHLR from the coding sequence ATGTGGATACGCTACACGCAATGGGATCCGAAGCGGCACGGCCGAAAGCAATCGACGTTCGAGCGGCTCTTTGAGCTGTTCAAGCAACTGCTGCACTTCACGGCGGGCGATGCGGCCGAGGCGCTCCGGTGGCTCAGCCAGCTCGATCAGGAGTACGGCCTGACCGACGAAGAAATGGGCCTGGGCGACTTCATCGAAGAACTCAAGCGCCGGGGCTACCTGCAGGACGATGAGCAGACGGGCGTCGTGCAGATCACGCCGCGCATGGAGCGCACGCTGCGCCAGAGCGCCCTCGAAGAGATCTTCCGCAAGCTACGCCGGGGCAGCCTGGGCCAGCACAAGACGCCCTATGCCGGTCAGGGCGACGAACGATTGCCCGAAACCCGCCCCTGGCAGTTCGGCGACGACCCGCACCTGCTGGACCTGACAGGCACCCTCTCGAACGCCTTCCGCCGGAGCGGCATCGACCAGTGGTCACTGCGCGAAGAAGACCTGGAGGTGTACGAGACCGACCACCACACGAGCGTGGCCACGGTGCTGCTGATCGACCTGTCGCACTCCATGGTGCTCTACGGCGAAGACCGCATCACGCCGGCCCGCAAGACCGCGCTGGCCCTGGCCGAACTGATCACCACCCGCTACCCGAAAGACACGCTCGACATCGTGGCCTTCGGCAACGACGCCTGGGAAGTCTCGCTCAAGGAGCTGCCCTACCTGCAGGTGGGCCCCTACTACACGAACACGCGGGCGGCACTGCAGCGGGCCCGCCAGATTCTGCACCGCCGCAAAAACCGCAACAAGCAGATCTTCCTGATCACCGACGGCAAGCCGAGCTGCCACTTCGAAAACGGCCGCATGTACCGCAACGCCTTCGGTCTGGACCGCCGCATTGTGAACAAGGTGCTCGACGAGGCCGTCCGTTGCCGTCGCGAGGGCATCACGATCACCACGTTCATGGTGGCCCGCGATCCCTACCTGCAGCAGTTCGTCCAGCAGCTCACCCGGGCCAACCGCGGCCGCGCCTACTACGCCAGTCTGGACCGCCTGGGTGAGTACCTGTTCGAGGACTACGTGCGCAACCGCCGCAAGCACCTGCGCTGA
- a CDS encoding dienelactone hydrolase family protein: MRFWIFTLLLLTVPFVRAQDPIRERLERSPRHQEWVAITYDGRTVHTFVVYPERDTPATAVVLIHENRGLSDWVRSVADRLAEAGYLALAPDLLSGMAPGGGRTADFPGEDAAREAIYRLPLEQVMADLDAVVDYARNLPAANGKVAVAGFCWGGAQAFRFATHRPDLAAAFVFYGTGPDDPEAVARIQCPVYGFYGGNDARVNATIPRTDSLMRAAGKTFVYEIYEGAGHAFMRRGETADTTDANRRARDTAWQRWLRLLQTL, from the coding sequence ATGCGCTTCTGGATCTTTACGCTGCTGCTGTTGACCGTTCCTTTCGTTCGGGCCCAGGATCCGATTCGCGAGCGGCTGGAACGATCGCCCCGCCACCAGGAATGGGTGGCCATCACCTACGACGGCCGCACCGTGCACACGTTCGTCGTCTATCCCGAACGCGACACGCCCGCCACGGCCGTCGTGCTCATCCACGAAAACCGGGGCCTGTCGGACTGGGTGCGGAGCGTGGCCGACCGCCTGGCCGAGGCGGGCTACCTGGCGCTGGCGCCGGACCTGCTCTCGGGCATGGCGCCCGGAGGCGGCCGCACCGCCGACTTTCCAGGCGAAGACGCCGCCCGTGAGGCGATCTATCGCCTGCCCCTCGAACAGGTGATGGCCGACCTGGACGCCGTCGTGGACTACGCGCGCAACCTGCCGGCCGCCAACGGCAAAGTGGCCGTGGCGGGCTTCTGCTGGGGCGGCGCCCAGGCCTTCCGTTTTGCCACCCACCGGCCCGACCTGGCCGCTGCGTTCGTCTTCTACGGCACCGGCCCTGACGATCCGGAAGCCGTGGCCCGTATTCAATGCCCCGTCTACGGCTTCTACGGCGGCAACGACGCCCGCGTGAACGCCACAATCCCGCGCACCGACTCGCTCATGCGGGCGGCCGGCAAGACGTTCGTCTATGAGATCTACGAAGGAGCCGGCCACGCCTTCATGCGCCGCGGCGAGACGGCCGACACCACCGACGCCAACCGACGCGCCCGCGACACCGCCTGGCAACGCTGGCTCCGGCTGTTACAGACACTTTAG